The genomic window AACCGACGTCCGCCGGGACCCTCGGTGGCGGCCGGCCGGCGCTCGCGGGCGGGACGCCCGGCGGCCGGACACGACGGCGGGCCCGGCACGATGCCGGGCCCGCTGGCGTGTCCGCAGCGCTGCGCCGCGGTCAGGAGCGCGCCTTTTCAGCCGGAGCGGCCGGCTTGGCGGCGGGGCCGTACGCGGGCGCCGGCAGCGGCCCGCCGCGCAGCAGGGCGCCGCAGACGACCGCGCCGACGCCGAAGATCGCGGTGCACCACCAGAAGACCGTGGTGTAGCCGTGGATCGTCGCCAGGTGCAGCTGCGCCGCCCCCGGCTTGCCGTGCGCGTGGCTGCTCAGGTAGTCGGTGGCGGCGCTGGCCGCGATGGTGTTGAGCAGCGCGGTGCCGATCGCGCCGCCGAGCTGCTGCCCGGTGCTGATCGCCGCCGAGGCGATGCCCGCGTCGTGCGGCGCCACACCGGCGGTGCCGGTACGCAGCGCCGCCGCGTAGATCAGGCCCATGCCCAGGCCGATCACCATCGTCGGGCCGAGCAGCGCCGAGGCGTAGCCGGAGTCCGGGGCGATCCGGGTCAGCCACGCCATGCCGGCCGCGTTGAGCAGCATGCCGCCGCCGACCAGGGGGCGCGGGCCGACCTTCGGCATCAGCACGATGTTGCCGACGTTGCTCGCCACCGCGGTGACCACGACCATCGGCAGCAGGGCCACGCCGGAGGTGATCGGCGAGTAGTCCAGGTCGGTCTGCATGTAGTAGATGAGGAAGAGCAGGATGCCGAACATCCCGACGCCGACGATCAGCGCCGTGAGGTAGGCGCCGCCGCGGTTTCGGTCCAGGACGACGCGCGGCGGCAGCAGCGGGTGCGGGGCGCGGAACTGCCAGAAGGAGAAGGCCACGAGCAGCACGCCGCCGGCCGCGAGCACCCCCCAGGTGGAGGCCGCGTGCCAGCTGTGCGTGGCGGCGTTGGAGAAGCCGTAGACCAGGCAGAACATCCCGCCGGACACCACGATCACGCCGGGGATGTCCATCTTGGCGCCGGTCCTTGGCTGCCGGGTCAGCAGCGTCGCGCCGCCGATCAGCGCGAAGGCGGCGAAGACCAGGTTGACGTACATGCACCAGCGCCACGACAGGCCCGAGGTCAGCGCGCCGCCGATCAGCAGCCCCAGGCCGCCGCCGCTGGCCGCGACCGCGCTGAAGAAGCCGAAGGCCTTGCCGCGCTCCTTGGGGTCGGTGAAGGTGGTGGCCAGCAGTGACAGGGCGGTCGGCGCCAGCAGCGCGGCGAAGGCGCCCTGGCAGGCGCGGGCCGCCACCAGCATGCCGAAGCTGCCAGAGGCGCCGCCGACGGCGGAGGCGACCGCGAAACCGGTCAGGCCTATCAGGAAGGTCTCCTTGCGGCCGACCAGGTCGGCCAGCCGCCCGCAGAAGAGCAGCAGGCTGCCGAAGCACAGCGCGTACGCGGTGAGGATCCACTGCTTGTCGGCGTTGGAGAAGTCCAGCGCCTGCTGGGCGGAGGGCAGCGCGAGGTTCATCACCGTCACATCGAGGGTGATCATGAGGTAGGCGGTGCAGATGACGGTGAGGACCAGCCACCGCCGGGAATCACCGGCCGCGGTCCCGG from Streptomyces sp. NBC_01198 includes these protein-coding regions:
- a CDS encoding MFS transporter produces the protein MSARSAAPAAGPGSGAAGTAAGDSRRWLVLTVICTAYLMITLDVTVMNLALPSAQQALDFSNADKQWILTAYALCFGSLLLFCGRLADLVGRKETFLIGLTGFAVASAVGGASGSFGMLVAARACQGAFAALLAPTALSLLATTFTDPKERGKAFGFFSAVAASGGGLGLLIGGALTSGLSWRWCMYVNLVFAAFALIGGATLLTRQPRTGAKMDIPGVIVVSGGMFCLVYGFSNAATHSWHAASTWGVLAAGGVLLVAFSFWQFRAPHPLLPPRVVLDRNRGGAYLTALIVGVGMFGILLFLIYYMQTDLDYSPITSGVALLPMVVVTAVASNVGNIVLMPKVGPRPLVGGGMLLNAAGMAWLTRIAPDSGYASALLGPTMVIGLGMGLIYAAALRTGTAGVAPHDAGIASAAISTGQQLGGAIGTALLNTIAASAATDYLSSHAHGKPGAAQLHLATIHGYTTVFWWCTAIFGVGAVVCGALLRGGPLPAPAYGPAAKPAAPAEKARS